One window of the Montipora foliosa isolate CH-2021 chromosome 4, ASM3666993v2, whole genome shotgun sequence genome contains the following:
- the LOC137999513 gene encoding peptidyl-prolyl cis-trans isomerase D-like has translation MTDSNNPRCFFEVSIGGEKVGKILFELFVDKCPKTAENFRSLCVGDKGTGPVTGKPLHFKGSTFHRIIKEFMVQGGDFTNHNGTGGESIYGEKFEDENFALKHDKPGLLSMANSGPNTNGSQFFITCVPTPHLDGKHVVFGKVINGMSVVRELENTPVDDDSKPLKPCVIDQCGELQPGEDDIFCGIDDGTGDMLPEWPSESGLDFDNAEKVLIETEKLKSIGNEQFKAQKYELAKKKYTKTLRYLQHIESDDDTESSDGEDEKSKDEKPAGSEEKIKALSISCYLNRAACKGKLGDHSGTVADCKEVLDLDANNVKALFRRGQANTNMKDFQQAMSDLQAASKLAPNDKSIRNEIARLKKLMEEKRSKDKQVYSKLFS, from the exons ATGACCGACAGTAACAATCCACGGTGTTTTTTCGAAGTTTCAATCGGTGGTGAGAAAG tGGGAAAAATATTGTTTGAGCTATTTGTTGACAAGTGCCCTAAGACTGCAGAGAATTTCAGATCACTTTGCGTTGGAGACAAAGGAACTGGCCCAGTAACTGGAAAACCACTTCATTTTAAAGGCTCAACATTTCACAGGA TTATAAAAGAATTCATGGTTCAGGGTGGTGACTTCACTAATCATAATGGCACAGGAGGAGAGTCAATTTATGGGGAAAAGTTTGAAGATGAAAACTTTGCATTAAAG CATGACAAACCAGGATTGTTGTCCATGGCCAACTCTGGTCCAAACACAAATGGATCACAGTTCTTCATTACTTGTGTTCCAACTCCTCACTTGGATGGAAAACATGTGGTCTTTGGTAAAGTAATCAACGGAATGAGCGTTGTCAGAGAACTTGAAAATACACCTGTTGATGATGACTCGAAGCCACTGAAG CCTTGTGTCATTGACCAATGTGGTGAGTTGCAGCCAGGTGAAGATGATATTTTTTGTGGAATTGACGATGGAACAGGAGACATGCTCCCTGAATGGCCTTCAGAATCTGGGCTGGATTTCGACAAT GCTGAAAAAGTACTAATTGAAACAGAGAAGCTAAAGAGTATTGGAAATGAACAGTTCAAGGCACAAAAGTATGAGCTTGCCAAAAAGAAATACACCAAAACCTTACG ATACCTTCAACACATAGAGTCAGATGATGATACTGAATCTAGTGATGGTGAGGATGAAAAATCAAAGGATGAGAAACCAGCTGgaagtgaagaaaaaataaaagcatTATCAATTAGTTGTTACTTAAACAG GGCTGCATGCAAAGGAAAATTAGGAGACCATTCAGGAACAGTAGCAGATTGCAAAGAG GTTCTGGACTTGGATGCAAACAATGTGAAAGCTCTTTTTAGAAGAGGACAGGCTAATACCAATATGAAGGACTTTCAACAAGCAATG AGTGATCTTCAAGCAGCTTCAAAGTTGGCACCAAATGACAAAA GTATAAGAAATGAGATTGCAAGACTAAAAAAGTTAATGGAAGAAAAACGCAGCAAGGACAAACAAGTTTATTCAAAGCTGTTTTCATGA
- the LOC137999516 gene encoding P2X purinoceptor 7-like, with protein MSGVEPFQFEPTYPPGEEPIQSDDDEGEDSPEACTSSMRTGNTKWCICGECISMPTADECYCCQELEELNQKFDESGVTCITNHSKFRIVCLDTDVLQTALVAIHHARLNPIPDPIGNKTWRLAAYRQFTWWVHGVLGKKRRRIIPACVVKTIRKEFPEESDAYTGFREADLEL; from the exons ATGAGCGGAGTGGAGCCTTTTCAGTTCGAGCCAACGTATCCCCCAGGGGAAGAACCCATTCAATCCGATGATGATGAAGGTGAGGATTCCCCAGAAGCGTGCACATCAAGCATGAGAACCGGGAACACCAAATGGTGCATTTGCGGTGAGTGCATTTCGATGCCGACAGCCGACGAATGCTATTGCTGCCAAGAGCTCGAGGAGTTAAATCAAAAGTTTGACGAGTCAG GTGTCACATGTATTACAAATCACAGCAAATTTAGGATCGTGTGCCTTGACACTGATGTATTGCAGACCGCACTTGTTGCCATTCACCATGCTCGCCTTAATCCAATTCCAGACCCTATAGGAAACAA aacaTGGCGCTTAGCAGCATACAGGCAGTTTACCTGGTGGGTTCATGGTGTGCTTGGCAAAAAGAGACGAAGGATCATTCCAGCATGCGTCGTCAAAACAATAAGGAAAGAATTCCCTGAAGAAAGCGATGCATACACAGGATTTAGAGAGGCAGATCTGGAATTATGA
- the LOC137999510 gene encoding mitochondrial ribonuclease P catalytic subunit-like encodes MMKMITISPISRVHDTCMLFKAFQSVERSISSKVLELADQETNFERKLKTHIEAGNISDALKLFEESRKESLVSWTVEGTSSLLHMFMLHGEHKAVDRLYADMKRNVSYIGEGAKTTMIKSYCNRQQFDEAIQMLHSMTNENMIHHTRHYDYLIKSLAQNGQIKTALHLFDEKCKLQGRCYASKGDRSLAVDKEMIASLLNPNNISQLVPGKYYQEMEESNLECDIVNGHQNTADDINETESKSLNAYNLYGGMSLKVFHYLQHCGVKVPRQLLQVINTWLSHDPYYHWSWKSCKVSVIGLCSNCGNQLTFGISPSDLSCLESEIIKLSCSVEENVSLLRGKRLDKRACNELEEFKHFVKAKGPFDVIIDGLNVGLHGSMANRQNMVFSTDRLEETTKYFVSQKKKVLLIIRQKALVWKKAQDFIANLEKVCSIYPNKFNNDDLYLLYAAAFSGMQHVQIVTNDRLRDHRLLLPVSLWWVFLRWTRLNCVSFTTSDNGKLKFARQNFDPVVQRAGNSWHFPVRDGTWRCATRTAMKFQEC; translated from the coding sequence ATGATGAAAATGATAACTATTTCGCCGATTTCGAGAGTTCATGACACTTGCATGCTATTTAAAGCATTCCAATCAGTGGAGAGGAGTATCTCATCTAAGGTACTCGAACTGGCTGACCAAGAAACGAATTTTGAGAGAAAGTTGAAAACTCACATAGAGGCAGGCAACATCTCGGATGCTCTTAAACTGTTTGAAGAGAGTAGAAAAGAATCACTAGTTTCCTGGACAGTGGAGGGGACATCCTCATTACTGCATATGTTTATGTTACACGGTGAGCACAAAGCAGTTGACAGATTGTATGCAGATATGAAGAGAAATGTCAGTTACATTGGAGAGGGagccaaaacaacaatgatAAAGTCCTATTGCAATAGGCAACAGTTTGATGAGGCCATTCAAATGTTGCATAGCATGACAAATGAAAACATGATCCATCACACGCGACATTATGACTATCTTATTAAAAGTTTAGCTCAAAATGGCCAAATTAAAACAGCCTTGCACCTTTTTGATGAGAAATGTAAACTGCAAGGCCGCTGTTATGCAAGCAAAGGTGACAGATCCTTGGCTGTTGATAAGGAAATGATTGCCTCACTGCTAAATCCAAACAATATATCACAACTCGTGCCTGGAAAATATTATCAAGAAATGGAAGAATCCAACCTAGAGTGTGACATTGTGAATGGTCATCAAAATACAGCCGATGATATTAATGAGACGGAAAGCAAAAGCTTAAATGCTTACAATTTGTATGGTGGAATGTCACTCAAAGTCTTTCATTATCTACAACACTGTGGAGTTAAAGTTCCACGTCAGTTACTTCAAGTGATAAACACCTGGTTGAGCCATGATCCGTATTACCATTGGTCATGGAAAAGTTGCAAGGTTTCTGTGATTGGATTGTGTTCAAACTGTGGCAATCAACTGACTTTTGGAATTTCTCCAAGTGATTTATCTTGTTTGGAAAGTGAGATCATCAAATTGTCATGCAGTGTTGAAGAAAATGTGTCTCTGCTACGTGGCAAAAGGCTGGATAAGAGGGCATGCAATGAGCTTGAGGAGTTCAAGCACTTTGTTAAAGCAAAAGGGCCATTTGATGTCATCATTGATGGCTTGAATGTTGGTCTTCATGGTTCAATGGCCAACAGACAAAACATGGTGTTCTCAACAGACAGACTTGAAGAGACTACGAAgtattttgtttctcaaaagaaaaaagtcCTGCTCATTATTCGTCAAAAGGCACTTGTGTGGAAAAAAGCACAGGACTTTATTGCAAACCTAGAAAAAGTTTGCTCCATTTATCCAAACAAGTTCAACAATGATGATCTGTACCTTCTATATGCTGCAGCTTTCAGTGGAATGCAACATGTTCAAATCGTAACCAATGACAGGCTCAGAGATCATAGGCTGTTATTGCCAGTTAGCCTGTGGTGGGTATTTTTGAGGTGGACAAGGCTTAACTGTGTTTCTTTTACGACAAGTGACAATGGAAAACTAAAGTTTGCAAGGCAAAATTTCGATCCTGTGGTACAGCGTGCTGGGAATTCTTGGCACTTTCCTGTCAGAGATGGGACATGGAGGTGTGCAACAAGAACAGCAATGAAATTTCAGGAATGCTGA
- the LOC137999332 gene encoding uncharacterized protein: MVYCAAFDCNNDSRKTTGISYHCFPKDPSLREQWLAKISRADLIVSKSTRLCSEHFTPDCYERDLQAELLGSKKRASLKADAVPSIFSHRPAPKKPRLSSENRALEKARQEYIASVTNSTAQINEEASTSHHPPDSSKVSEQASTSSLHDQFLNFHPDTMQVESQSIQVNLPYKGVDFGCQVNTRGAQLMMKSADTQTPLVCSSHTGTQFEESDIPEEKGTIAEEAVGTLSPEVSPQKDGTYLPSTSGEMSDDSNLESDHEDEKPKVLNPQDDTKFIVFKQELFKLFKRCPECGAQVIQTDQSTQGTQLFVTLVCINNHTFSWQSQPMLERMAAGNLLLSSSILLSGSTYTRVASLADILNLKFFSENTFYTIQNKYLFPVINEFWKREQNSIFSGLAGQDLWLSGDGRCDSPGHNAKYGTYTMIDQQTDKIVDFQIVQVTEVNNSNAMEREGFKRCMDNIKTKGGNIKVIATDRHVGIRADLKRNYSEVDHQFDVWHLSKSITKKLMEKAKKKDCSDLSAWIKSISNHLWWCAETCEGDNDLLREKWLSIVHHTANIHSWNSADLYHQCAHPPIPRNVARTKRWLRPGSPAHEALNEVVFDKTLVKDIQQLTLCCHTGSLEVYHSVQTKYVPKRQHFSYEGMVARTQLSALDHNANTGRQHATASKGANQGELQYKVVFPKHTKEWVAKPILEKTNRDHLRPMLNAIIARKNQKPHERSAPPAAPHIPRNIASKPRPAKDEVITKHTSRFGNT; encoded by the exons ATGGTTTACTGTGCGGCGTTCGATTGCAACAACGACTCAAGAAAGACAACTGGTATATCCTATCATTGCTTTCCAAAAGACCCATCTCTGAGAGAACAGTGGCTCGCGAAAATCTCGCGCGCTGACCTCATCGTTTCAAAGAGCACCAGGTTGTGTTCCGAACATTTCACACCTGACTGCTACGAGCGTGACCTCCAGGCAGAACTCCTTGGTTCGAAAAAGCGAGCATCTCTGAAAGCCGATGCTGTTCCATCGATATTCTCTCATCGACCCGCTCCGAAAAAGCCTCGCTTATCGTCCGAGAACCGTGCCCTTGAAAAAGCAAGACAAGAG TACATTGCATCTGTCACCAATTCAACTGCTCAAATTAATGAAGAAGCAAGTACTTCTCATCATCCCCCAGATTCTAGCAAAGTGAGTGAACAAGCAAGTACCTCTTCACTACACGATCAGTTCTTGAATTTTCACCCAGACACCATGCAAGTGGAATCACAATCAATTCAAGTCAATTTGCCATACAAGGGTGTTGATTTTGGATGCCAGGTTAATACACGTGGTGCCCAATTAATGATGAAATCAGCTGACACCCAGACCCCACTGGTTTGTAGTTCTCACACAGGCACTCAATTTGAGGAAAGTGACATTCCTGAAGAGAAAGGTACCATTGCTGAAGAAGCTGTTGGCACTCTCTCACCTGAAGTGTCTCCACAAAAGGATGGTACTTACCTCCCGTCAACATCTGGTGAAATGTCAGATGACTCCAACTTAGAATCAGACCATGAAGATGAAAAACCAAAAGTTTTAAACCCACAGGATGATACTAAGTTTATTGTCTTTAAGCAGGAATTGTTTAAGCTTTTCAAGCGATGCCCTGAGTGCGGTGCCCAAGTTATTCAGACAGACCAGTCTACACAAGGAACTCAATTATTTGTGACCCTCGTATGCATTAATAATCATACCTTTTCCTGGCAAAGCCAGCCCATGCTTGAACGAATGGCAGCTGGAAACTTACTGCTGTCATCCTCTATTTTGCTTAGTGGTTCTACTTACACTAGAGTAGCTTCTCTGGCAGACATCCTCAATTTGAAGTTTTTTAGTGAGAATACCTTTTATACTATTCAAAATAAATACCTATTTCCTGTAATTAATGAATTTTGGAAGAGGGAGCAAAATTCTATATTTTCTGGACTAGCAGGCCAAGATTTGTGGCTTTCAGGGGACGGGCGCTGTGACAGTCCTGGTCATAATGCAAAATATGGCACATATACGATGATTGATCAGCAAACTGACAAGATTGTTGACTTTCAGATTGTTCAAGTAACTGAAGTGAACAACAGCAATGCAATGGAAAGGGAGGGATTTAAACGCTGCATGGATAATATAAAAACAAAGGGGGGCAACATTAAGGTTATCGCCACTGATCGCCATGTTGGTATCAGAGCTGACCTAAAGAGAAATTACTCTGAGGTTGATCACCAATTTGATGTTTGGCACTTGTCCAAAAGTATAACTAAAAAACTTATGGAGAAAGCCAAAAAGAAGGACTGTAGTGACCTGTCTGCATGGATTAAGTCAATATCAAATCATCTTTGGTGGTGTGCAGAAACATGTGAGGGAGACAATGACTTGTTGCGGGAGAAGTGGTTATCCATAGTCCATCACACTGCTAACATCCACTCCTGGAATTCTGCAGACTTGTATCACCAATGTGCTCACCCACCTATCCCTCGAAATGTTGCTAGAACCAAGAGGTGGCTACGGCCTGGCTCCCCAGCTCATGAAGCACTCAATGAGGTTGTTTTTGATAAAACCCTTGTGAAAGACATCCAGCAGTTGACCTTGTGCTGTCATACAGGAAGTTTGGAAGTGTACCACAGTGTCCAAACCAAGTATGTCCCTAAACGTCAGCACTTCTCCTATGAGGGTATGGTCGCACGTACCCAGCTGTCTGCCCTAGACCACAATGCCAACACAGGAAGACAACATGCCACTGCATCAAAAGGTGCCAACCAAGGAGAACTCCAGTACAAGGTGGTCTTTCCAAAACATACCAAGGAGTGGGTGGCAAAACCAATTTTAGAAAAGACAAACAGAGATCACCTCAGGCCAATGTTAAATGCTATTATTGCCAGAAAAAATCAGAAACCGCACGAAAGGAGTGCACCGCCTGCAGCCCCGCACATCCCCCGAAATATTGCTAGCAAACCTAGGCCTGCTAAAGACGAAGTCATCACAAAGCATACATCAAGATTTGGAAACACTTAA